A single window of Ananas comosus cultivar F153 linkage group 19, ASM154086v1, whole genome shotgun sequence DNA harbors:
- the LOC109724717 gene encoding chaperone protein dnaJ 6-like, whose translation MGRKKKTRVRVSDADADAEDEGGAGEIPYAAALGGDAEGKSLYEILGVERSASQQEIKKAYHKLALRLHPDKNPGDEEAKEKFQLLQKVISILGDEEKRALYDQTGIADDDALVGKAAENLQEFFRSMYKRVTEADIEEFEANYRGSDSEKKDLKDLYIKLKGDMNRLFCSMICSDPKLDSHRFKDIIDEAIEDGELKSTKAYAKWAKRVSQMEPPTDPLKRRVKSKKKQKETEDLALAIMQRRTQRKEQFDSIISSIMGKHDADASSEPTEEEFQKVQQRIESNRQSKRRKR comes from the exons ATGGggcgaaaaaagaaaactagggttagggtttccgacgccgacgccgatgcCGAGGACGAAGGCGGCGCCGGAGAGATCCCCTACGCAGCCGCCCTCGGCGGCGACGCCGAGGGGAAGAGCTTGTACGAG ATCCTTGGCGTAGAGAGATCAGCATCTCAACAAGAAATAAAGAAAGCATACCACAAGTTGGCTTTGCGTCTGCACCCCGATAAGAACCCAGGCGATGAG GAAGCTAAAGAGAAATTTCAGCTGTTGCAAAAGGTGATATCTATTCTTGGAGATGAGGAAAAAAGGGCATTATATGATCAAACTGGTATTGCTGATGACGAC GCATTGGTCGGCAAAGCTGCAGAAAATCTCCAAGAATTTTTTAGGTCAATGTATAAGCGA GTCACAGAGGCTGATATTGAAGAGTTCGAAGCTAACTACAGAGGGTCAGATTCAGAAAAGAAGGATCTTAAAGACCTCTATATAAAATTGAAGGGCGATATGAACAG GCTTTTTTGTTCTATGATTTGTTCTGACCCGAAATTGGATTCACACCGCTTTAAGGATATAATTGACGAGGCAATAGAAGATG GTGAATTGAAGTCAACTAAAGCTTACGCGAAATGGGCGAAGCGAGTTTCTCAAATGGAGCCTCCCACTGATCCTCTAAAGAGGCGAGTGAA gtcaaagaagaagcaaaaagaaaccGAAGATTTGGCATTAGCAATCATGCAGCGGAGAACCCAGAGGAAAGAGCAATTTGATTCCATCATTTCTTCTATCATGGGAAAGCACGATGCGGACGCTTCTTCAGAACCCACAGAAGAAGAGTTTCAGAAGGTGCAGCAAAGGATTGAAAGCAACAGGCAGTCGAAAAGGCGTAAAAGATAA